A stretch of Arthrobacter sunyaminii DNA encodes these proteins:
- the ligA gene encoding NAD-dependent DNA ligase LigA translates to MDTAAAVESVSTDTPPSDNLREEYQDLADQVRKYRFAYYNEDAPLVSDAEFDELYRRLEELEALHPELVTNDSPTQEVGGEISAAFTPVEHLQRMYSLEDVFSLDELDAWVRKAEASVANIAPDAKIKWLTELKIDGLAVNLLYRNGELVRAATRGDGTTGEDITHNVLTIKSIPRVLTGEDIPAEMEIRGEVFIPSKEFARLNESMVEAGKAPFANPRNAAAGSLRQKDPEVTARRPLSMYVHGIGAREGLSAASQSETYELLKQWGLPTSPYYKVLDSYDEVLNYIAVNGEHRHDLSHEIDGIVVKVDDFALQRALGHTSRVPRWSVAYKYPPEEVNTKLLDIRVNVGRTGRVTPYGMMTPVSVSGSTVEMATLHNQDVVKAKGVKIGDTVVLRKAGDVIPEIVGPVVALRDGSERDFVMPTHCPSCGTELKPAKEGDVDIRCPNAKSCPSQLRERVFHLAGRGAFDIEALGWEAAIALTQPTEPQIPPLTSEAGLFDLKVEDLADVRIERPKRVKGVVDGTELVPYFYSKGTAKKPSEPTATTRKLFTELEKAKTQPLWRVLVALSIRHVGPTAARALATAFGSMDAIRAASEEQLAHVDGVGPTIAAALTEWFAEDWHREIVDRWAAAGVRMADERDETMPRTLEGMTIVVTGTLPNFSRDEAKEAIITRGGKASGSVSKKTDYLVAGENAGTKLDKAESLGVPVLDEDGFRALLDGTLSEEDTRQEEGTA, encoded by the coding sequence ATGGACACCGCAGCCGCCGTCGAATCGGTCAGCACTGACACCCCGCCCAGCGACAACCTGCGGGAGGAATACCAGGATCTTGCGGACCAGGTGCGCAAATACCGTTTCGCGTACTACAACGAAGACGCTCCGCTCGTCTCCGATGCGGAGTTCGACGAACTGTACCGGCGGCTCGAGGAACTTGAAGCGCTGCATCCGGAACTGGTCACCAACGATTCGCCCACCCAGGAAGTCGGCGGGGAGATCTCAGCGGCGTTCACTCCGGTGGAGCATCTTCAGCGCATGTACAGCCTGGAGGATGTCTTCTCGCTGGATGAACTGGACGCCTGGGTGCGCAAGGCCGAAGCGTCCGTGGCGAACATTGCCCCTGACGCCAAGATCAAGTGGCTGACGGAGCTCAAGATTGACGGCCTGGCCGTGAATCTTCTCTACCGCAACGGGGAGCTTGTCCGGGCGGCCACCCGCGGCGACGGCACCACCGGTGAGGACATTACGCACAACGTGCTCACGATCAAATCCATCCCGCGGGTGCTCACGGGAGAGGACATCCCTGCGGAAATGGAAATCCGCGGGGAGGTCTTCATCCCCTCCAAGGAGTTTGCCCGCCTGAACGAGTCCATGGTTGAAGCCGGGAAGGCGCCGTTCGCGAACCCGCGCAACGCCGCCGCCGGATCGCTGAGGCAGAAGGATCCCGAAGTTACTGCCCGGCGCCCGCTGAGCATGTATGTTCACGGCATCGGCGCCCGTGAGGGATTGTCGGCTGCCAGCCAGTCCGAAACCTACGAACTGCTGAAGCAGTGGGGCCTGCCGACGTCGCCGTATTACAAGGTCCTGGACAGCTACGACGAAGTGCTCAACTACATTGCCGTGAACGGGGAGCACCGCCACGACCTCTCGCACGAGATCGACGGCATTGTGGTCAAGGTGGACGACTTCGCCCTGCAGCGCGCCCTCGGCCACACCTCGCGGGTGCCGCGCTGGTCCGTTGCCTACAAGTACCCGCCGGAGGAAGTGAACACCAAGCTCCTGGACATCCGGGTGAACGTGGGCCGCACCGGCCGCGTCACGCCCTACGGGATGATGACTCCGGTCTCCGTTTCCGGCTCCACCGTGGAAATGGCGACGCTGCACAACCAGGACGTGGTCAAGGCGAAGGGTGTGAAGATCGGCGACACCGTGGTGCTGCGCAAGGCCGGTGACGTGATTCCGGAAATCGTGGGTCCCGTCGTCGCCCTCCGGGACGGCAGCGAACGGGACTTCGTGATGCCCACGCACTGCCCTTCCTGCGGCACGGAACTGAAACCGGCGAAGGAAGGGGACGTGGATATCCGCTGCCCCAACGCCAAGTCCTGCCCTTCTCAGCTGCGCGAGCGTGTGTTCCATCTGGCCGGCCGCGGTGCTTTCGATATTGAAGCGCTCGGCTGGGAGGCGGCCATTGCCCTGACGCAGCCCACCGAGCCCCAGATCCCGCCGCTGACCAGTGAGGCCGGCCTGTTTGACCTCAAGGTCGAGGATCTGGCCGATGTGCGGATTGAACGCCCCAAGCGGGTGAAGGGCGTGGTGGACGGCACCGAACTGGTTCCGTACTTCTATTCCAAGGGAACGGCCAAGAAGCCCTCCGAACCCACCGCCACCACCCGCAAGCTCTTTACCGAGCTGGAGAAGGCCAAGACCCAGCCGCTGTGGCGGGTGCTGGTGGCGCTGTCGATTCGGCATGTGGGCCCGACGGCGGCCCGCGCGCTGGCCACCGCGTTTGGTTCCATGGACGCTATCCGTGCCGCCTCGGAAGAGCAGCTGGCCCATGTCGACGGCGTGGGCCCCACCATCGCGGCGGCCCTGACCGAGTGGTTCGCCGAGGACTGGCACCGCGAGATCGTGGACCGCTGGGCCGCCGCCGGCGTGCGGATGGCTGACGAACGTGACGAAACGATGCCCCGCACCCTTGAAGGCATGACCATTGTGGTCACCGGAACCCTGCCGAACTTCAGCCGTGACGAGGCAAAGGAAGCCATCATCACCCGCGGAGGAAAGGCCTCCGGGTCGGTCTCCAAGAAAACCGACTATCTGGTGGCGGGGGAGAACGCGGGCACCAAGCTGGACAAGGCGGAGTCCCTCGGTGTGCCGGTGCTGGATGAAGACGGCTTCCGCGCACTGCTGGACGGCACCCTGTCGGAGGAGGACACACGGCAGGAAGAGGGCACGGCATGA
- a CDS encoding inositol monophosphatase family protein, protein MTPPLPDRAAVPGDDPLELLDVAREAAAAGAAVLARRTADGLNAVNKSAAGDWVTEFDTAAERAVREVLARRRPQDAVTGEELDASVPDNASGIRWSIDPLDGTTNFIRNIVYYATSVAAVNDDGVWLAGVVHAPALVRVYSAARGHGAWLAEHGSVRRLTGPDPERVGKLLGTGFSYDGGVRDEQYAALAELAAGYADVRRLGSAALDLCMVADGTLDAYLERGLNEYDYAAGALIAEEAGVPVRRPGTPGSDAERLQAVTAAGAAVVA, encoded by the coding sequence ATGACGCCGCCGCTTCCGGACCGTGCTGCCGTTCCCGGAGACGATCCGCTGGAGCTTTTGGATGTGGCAAGGGAGGCTGCGGCGGCCGGTGCAGCCGTGCTTGCCCGCCGCACCGCAGACGGCCTGAACGCCGTGAACAAGAGTGCCGCCGGTGACTGGGTCACGGAGTTCGACACGGCCGCCGAGCGTGCCGTCCGCGAGGTCCTGGCCCGCCGCCGTCCGCAGGACGCGGTCACCGGAGAAGAGCTGGACGCCAGCGTGCCGGACAACGCCTCGGGCATCCGCTGGTCCATCGATCCGCTGGACGGCACCACCAACTTCATCCGCAACATCGTCTACTACGCCACCTCTGTGGCGGCAGTGAACGACGACGGCGTCTGGCTGGCCGGCGTCGTCCACGCTCCGGCGCTGGTGCGGGTCTATTCGGCTGCCCGCGGGCACGGCGCCTGGCTGGCCGAGCACGGCAGCGTCCGGCGACTGACGGGCCCGGATCCGGAGCGGGTGGGCAAGCTGCTGGGCACAGGATTCTCCTATGACGGGGGAGTGCGCGACGAGCAGTACGCGGCGCTCGCGGAATTGGCGGCAGGGTATGCCGATGTCCGCCGGCTCGGATCCGCCGCCCTGGACCTGTGCATGGTGGCGGACGGAACCCTGGACGCCTATCTGGAGCGCGGGCTTAACGAATATGACTATGCCGCCGGTGCGCTGATTGCCGAAGAAGCCGGAGTTCCGGTGCGCAGGCCGGGGACTCCGGGCAGCGATGCCGAGCGGCTTCAGGCAGTGACCGCCGCCGGTGCCGCAGTCGTGGCCTGA
- a CDS encoding class I SAM-dependent methyltransferase yields MQTAFLCTPKNRRFAVVDAHYDEPRLVALYDEDNAGRWDVDFYAGMLGTLSEQLGPLRIADGGCGTGSFAVELARAGHTVTGIDPAPGMLAAARSRDGAELVTWLEGTAADLPAGPFDAAVMTGHAFQCLLTEGEILSTLEAVRSRLTPGGTFFFESRNPAARAWLEWDSSSAGPELQESSAGTLEVEWELIAAVEEPDGVVVTFEDRTRFLADGAHFASRSTLKFTPADVLAGLLEKAGFSAVDWYGDWNGGPLHPASGREIIVAARTPS; encoded by the coding sequence GTGCAGACAGCATTTCTTTGCACACCGAAGAACCGGAGATTTGCAGTGGTTGACGCGCACTACGACGAGCCGCGTCTGGTGGCCCTCTACGACGAGGACAACGCCGGCCGATGGGACGTCGATTTTTACGCAGGGATGCTGGGCACGCTCAGCGAACAGTTAGGTCCGCTGAGGATTGCCGACGGCGGCTGCGGCACGGGCAGCTTTGCCGTGGAGCTGGCGCGCGCCGGTCATACCGTCACAGGTATTGATCCGGCTCCGGGAATGCTGGCTGCGGCCCGTTCGCGCGACGGCGCCGAGCTGGTCACCTGGCTGGAGGGGACAGCGGCCGATCTGCCCGCTGGCCCCTTCGACGCCGCGGTCATGACCGGCCATGCGTTTCAATGCCTGCTCACCGAAGGTGAGATCCTGTCAACGCTGGAGGCGGTGCGCTCCCGGTTGACGCCCGGCGGAACCTTCTTCTTTGAGTCCCGGAACCCGGCAGCCAGGGCCTGGCTGGAGTGGGACAGCAGCAGTGCGGGGCCGGAGCTGCAGGAATCCTCGGCCGGGACGCTGGAAGTTGAATGGGAGCTGATTGCCGCGGTGGAGGAGCCCGACGGCGTTGTGGTCACCTTCGAGGACCGCACCCGTTTCCTGGCCGACGGCGCGCACTTTGCCAGCCGCAGCACCCTCAAATTCACTCCCGCGGATGTGCTGGCCGGGCTGTTGGAGAAGGCCGGATTCAGCGCGGTGGACTGGTACGGCGATTGGAACGGCGGGCCGCTGCATCCCGCCTCCGGCCGGGAAATCATCGTGGCGGCGCGCACGCCTTCCTGA
- a CDS encoding ArsR/SmtB family transcription factor, which produces MRPLPPGAVIDAVADVPGTVDVPGWAARFDLISDPTRLKLLLCLHFSPDISVTRLAAAAGVSQTVVSQSLRPLRDRGWAVVDKVGREHRYRLVDESLHTLLHTIGAPHAH; this is translated from the coding sequence ATGAGACCCCTTCCGCCCGGTGCCGTCATCGACGCTGTAGCTGACGTGCCCGGCACCGTGGATGTGCCGGGATGGGCCGCCCGTTTTGACCTGATTTCCGATCCGACCCGGCTTAAGCTGCTGCTGTGCCTGCACTTCAGTCCGGATATCTCGGTGACCCGGCTGGCCGCCGCCGCCGGGGTGTCACAGACCGTGGTCAGCCAATCACTGCGCCCGCTGCGGGACCGGGGGTGGGCGGTAGTGGACAAAGTAGGCCGTGAGCACCGCTACCGGCTGGTGGACGAATCGCTGCATACCCTGCTCCACACCATCGGCGCCCCGCATGCGCACTGA
- a CDS encoding ABC transporter substrate-binding protein encodes MSEIRCRDLPRVAAAALLLLVVAGCVAAPEESPDSAALVLADANELGRFNPVGGHGDSGQSQIYDGLLRLAPTDGSSSLPDLVPWLATEMPQSNAEGTQWTVRLRDGVEFTDGTALDAEDVAATYKAVIDPASASELAPSYDMLQDVTTGPDGTVTFTLKYPYSGFASRLLLGIAPSERLMPGLAAESSLNTDPVGTGPYTLTSLRPDELVLSANEDYWNGAPEVKTVTIIRVPDDNSRAQRLQSGEIDGTVLPPRLAAAYEDKTGYSHEAVGTADWRGLSLPSGNAFASDPQAVLAMNLAVDRAGMVDHVLDGRGVPAHTPVAAVYGNAFDPEAVFPFDPEGAKALLDDAGWVAGEDGVRTRDGARAAFELAYNASDTLRRDLSLAFASDMSKLGVDVTLLGTDWNVIEERRNDVGILLGGGDKPYDLDSQLFETLHTAVPGTGSPFANPGNTGSAEMDAHLEAARKSADPAERTAHYRAVQDLYIQQPGYVMLAFVNHNYIQRDMGWENVQTVLEPHAHDVGWGFWWSLRDWTRE; translated from the coding sequence ATGTCAGAAATCCGGTGTCGGGACCTGCCCCGGGTAGCAGCAGCAGCCCTGCTGCTGCTAGTAGTGGCCGGCTGCGTAGCGGCCCCGGAGGAGTCCCCGGACAGTGCAGCCCTGGTGCTTGCGGATGCAAATGAACTTGGCCGGTTCAATCCCGTGGGAGGCCATGGAGACAGCGGACAGTCGCAAATCTATGACGGGCTCCTGCGGCTCGCGCCCACGGACGGTTCCTCATCCCTGCCGGACCTCGTCCCCTGGCTGGCAACAGAGATGCCGCAGAGCAACGCCGAAGGCACCCAATGGACTGTCCGTCTCCGCGACGGCGTGGAGTTCACCGACGGCACCGCGCTGGACGCCGAGGATGTTGCTGCCACGTATAAGGCCGTCATCGACCCGGCCTCGGCCTCCGAACTGGCCCCTTCCTATGACATGCTTCAGGACGTCACCACCGGACCGGACGGAACCGTCACCTTCACCCTGAAATATCCTTACTCGGGATTCGCCAGCCGATTGCTGCTGGGCATTGCGCCGTCGGAGCGGTTGATGCCGGGGCTGGCCGCCGAATCATCCCTGAACACCGACCCGGTGGGGACGGGCCCCTATACGCTCACGTCGCTGCGCCCCGATGAGCTGGTCCTGAGCGCCAATGAGGACTACTGGAACGGTGCTCCGGAAGTGAAAACGGTGACGATCATCCGCGTGCCTGATGACAACTCGCGGGCCCAGCGGCTTCAGTCGGGAGAGATTGACGGAACCGTCCTGCCGCCGCGGCTGGCCGCAGCTTACGAGGATAAGACCGGGTATTCCCATGAAGCCGTGGGCACAGCTGATTGGCGGGGACTGTCCCTGCCCTCCGGCAACGCCTTCGCCAGCGACCCCCAAGCGGTTTTGGCCATGAACCTGGCGGTTGACCGCGCGGGCATGGTGGACCACGTACTGGACGGCCGCGGCGTTCCCGCCCACACCCCGGTGGCAGCCGTCTACGGGAACGCCTTCGATCCGGAGGCCGTCTTTCCGTTTGACCCCGAGGGCGCAAAAGCGCTCCTCGACGATGCCGGCTGGGTCGCGGGTGAGGACGGAGTGCGGACCAGGGACGGTGCACGGGCGGCCTTTGAACTGGCGTACAACGCCAGTGACACCCTCCGGCGGGACCTGTCGCTGGCGTTTGCCTCGGACATGTCCAAGCTCGGCGTGGACGTCACGCTTCTCGGCACGGACTGGAACGTCATCGAGGAACGGCGCAACGACGTCGGAATCCTCCTGGGCGGCGGCGACAAGCCCTATGATCTGGACTCGCAACTGTTCGAGACCCTGCATACGGCAGTCCCGGGAACAGGTTCACCCTTTGCCAATCCGGGTAACACCGGCAGCGCTGAAATGGATGCCCACCTGGAGGCAGCCCGGAAAAGTGCGGATCCCGCAGAGCGGACAGCCCACTACCGGGCCGTCCAGGACCTGTACATCCAGCAACCCGGCTACGTCATGCTGGCCTTCGTCAACCACAACTACATACAGCGGGATATGGGCTGGGAAAACGTCCAGACCGTCCTGGAACCGCATGCCCACGACGTCGGGTGGGGCTTCTGGTGGAGCCTGCGCGACTGGACGCGGGAGTAG
- a CDS encoding ABC transporter permease: MPAEAPLLPGRRERRRHRRADLRIIIFRRCVLAVPVVLGVSLLVFLLAGISPFDPLAAYLGDRYVQASVEQRRQLTEALNLETSWFWAWWQWIGSALTGDLGYSRVFRQPVTAVLSERLPWTLLVAGTGLLLAVVSSLLTAVRCAHRPGGLLDRAVGAAATVLQGLPPFVISLGLLGVFAVATGWFPGGGLTDPGAELSTGQVARHMVLPVLATALSQLPWLVLSLRASTAGILGSDAVRGARLRGLPERTVVRKHVLPAALAPFIAVLGSRLPEVIVGAVLIETVFSWPGLAAAVVSSAQALDFALLAALTVLTTVAVLAASLLADLLYVLLDPRVTADV; this comes from the coding sequence GTGCCCGCGGAAGCACCGTTGCTGCCCGGCCGGCGGGAGCGCCGCAGGCACCGGCGCGCGGATCTGCGAATCATCATCTTCCGCCGCTGCGTCCTCGCGGTGCCCGTGGTCCTGGGTGTGAGCCTGCTGGTTTTCCTGCTGGCCGGTATCTCGCCCTTCGATCCGCTGGCTGCCTACTTGGGGGACCGGTATGTGCAGGCGTCGGTTGAACAGCGGCGGCAGCTCACTGAGGCCCTCAACCTGGAGACCTCCTGGTTCTGGGCGTGGTGGCAGTGGATCGGTTCGGCGCTGACCGGCGACTTGGGCTATTCGCGGGTGTTCCGGCAGCCGGTGACGGCGGTGCTGTCCGAGCGCCTGCCCTGGACTCTGCTGGTCGCCGGAACCGGATTGCTCCTTGCCGTGGTCTCTTCACTCCTGACAGCAGTGCGGTGCGCACACCGTCCGGGCGGACTGCTGGACCGGGCCGTGGGTGCCGCGGCGACCGTCCTCCAGGGACTGCCCCCGTTTGTCATATCGCTGGGACTGCTGGGAGTCTTCGCCGTTGCCACCGGGTGGTTCCCCGGCGGAGGACTGACGGATCCCGGCGCCGAGCTCAGCACCGGTCAGGTGGCACGGCACATGGTGCTGCCCGTCCTGGCCACAGCACTGTCGCAGCTGCCGTGGCTGGTGCTTTCCCTGCGTGCCTCCACGGCAGGGATCCTGGGGTCCGACGCCGTGCGCGGGGCCCGGCTCCGCGGGCTGCCCGAGAGGACCGTGGTCCGCAAACATGTGCTGCCCGCAGCGCTGGCGCCGTTCATCGCCGTGCTCGGATCCAGGCTTCCGGAAGTGATCGTTGGCGCCGTGCTGATCGAGACGGTGTTTTCCTGGCCGGGACTGGCTGCCGCCGTGGTGTCCTCAGCGCAGGCACTGGACTTTGCCCTGCTGGCCGCGCTCACAGTGCTGACCACCGTCGCCGTTCTGGCAGCATCCCTGCTTGCGGACCTCCTGTACGTGCTGCTCGATCCGAGGGTGACCGCCGATGTCTAG
- a CDS encoding ABC transporter permease — protein sequence MSSPRISSPATSSPGGAPVLREVVPPERRRAGKRAGAFLGAAVLAGIVAYAVLVPMLAGTDQKLTDFGSARLPPSSAHLFGTDHAGRDLFVRLASGLRVSLLIAVLCAVLAMVLGMLVGAVSAALGGRADRIIMRCIDAVNAVPHLLLGVVIVAMFRGSVTAIIASIALTHWTQVARIVRAEVLSLRGLEYVEASYLLGGTRAQVLWRHFLPAALGQGTVATVMLLPHAIWHESTLSFLGLGLSPDRASLGTLLQEAQAEVMLGGWWALAFPALLLVCTTLAIAACGAGLVSKTGGRS from the coding sequence ATGTCTAGTCCCAGAATTTCCAGTCCCGCGACTTCCAGTCCCGGAGGTGCACCCGTTCTGCGCGAGGTGGTTCCCCCGGAGCGCCGCCGCGCCGGAAAGCGGGCAGGTGCCTTCCTGGGTGCGGCCGTGCTGGCCGGAATCGTTGCCTATGCCGTGCTGGTTCCGATGCTGGCGGGCACCGACCAGAAGCTGACCGATTTCGGCTCAGCCCGCCTGCCGCCGTCGTCCGCCCATCTGTTCGGAACAGACCATGCCGGCCGCGACCTGTTTGTCCGTCTGGCTTCCGGGCTGCGGGTCTCGCTGCTGATTGCCGTGCTCTGTGCGGTGCTGGCGATGGTCCTGGGAATGCTGGTGGGTGCGGTGTCGGCGGCGCTGGGCGGCCGCGCGGACCGGATCATCATGCGGTGCATCGATGCCGTCAATGCTGTTCCGCATCTGCTGCTGGGAGTGGTGATCGTGGCCATGTTCAGGGGATCGGTGACGGCCATCATTGCCTCGATCGCTCTGACGCACTGGACACAGGTTGCAAGGATCGTCCGCGCAGAAGTTTTGTCCCTGCGCGGCCTTGAGTATGTGGAAGCGTCCTATCTCCTTGGCGGGACGCGGGCCCAGGTGCTTTGGCGGCATTTCCTCCCCGCGGCTCTGGGACAGGGAACGGTGGCTACCGTGATGCTCCTGCCGCATGCCATCTGGCACGAATCCACCCTTTCCTTCCTGGGCCTTGGCCTGTCCCCGGACCGGGCCTCCCTGGGCACACTGCTGCAGGAGGCGCAGGCGGAAGTGATGCTCGGCGGATGGTGGGCGCTGGCGTTCCCCGCGCTGCTTCTCGTCTGCACCACCCTGGCAATCGCTGCCTGCGGGGCCGGGCTCGTATCCAAAACAGGAGGCCGGTCATGA
- a CDS encoding ABC transporter ATP-binding protein, with the protein MSVAIRAKGHTVRIPVNIRGKAGWVHAATDVDFTACRGRVHAVVGESGCGKTTLATAILGMLPAGTLAGGQLEYVDRDGRVTALTGAGRAAAARTAGLRGREIGYVPQSAATYLTPVRRVGAQLRETLRELRGKATAQELLARVNLDPGAMDAFPHELSGGMLQRAALAFALAGDPDVLVADEPISGLDPHLAQLTLGLLRATADAGTAVVLITHDLQALAESRTADELSVMYAGRIIETGPAARILTAPAEPYTMDLLAALPANGLHPMPGLPPELTNLPPDYTYADRLRAAAELEADHAR; encoded by the coding sequence ATGAGTGTTGCCATTAGGGCCAAAGGACACACTGTCCGGATACCGGTGAACATCCGCGGGAAGGCGGGGTGGGTGCACGCTGCAACCGATGTTGACTTCACCGCTTGCCGCGGCAGGGTCCATGCAGTCGTGGGGGAGTCCGGCTGCGGAAAGACAACCCTGGCCACTGCAATCCTCGGCATGCTGCCGGCGGGCACGCTGGCCGGGGGACAACTGGAATACGTTGACCGTGACGGACGGGTGACAGCTCTGACCGGTGCGGGGCGTGCCGCGGCCGCCCGGACAGCCGGGCTGCGGGGGCGGGAGATCGGCTACGTGCCGCAGTCCGCCGCCACCTATCTCACCCCGGTCCGCCGGGTGGGAGCACAGCTGCGGGAAACACTTCGCGAGCTTCGGGGAAAGGCCACCGCACAGGAGCTGCTTGCCCGGGTCAATTTGGACCCGGGGGCGATGGACGCGTTTCCGCATGAGCTGAGCGGCGGCATGCTGCAGCGTGCCGCCCTTGCCTTCGCTCTTGCCGGGGACCCGGATGTGCTGGTGGCGGACGAACCGATCTCCGGCCTGGACCCGCATCTGGCGCAGCTCACCCTGGGACTGCTTCGCGCCACAGCGGACGCCGGCACCGCCGTCGTCCTGATCACCCATGACCTGCAGGCGCTCGCCGAGTCCCGCACCGCCGACGAACTCTCCGTCATGTACGCGGGGCGGATCATTGAGACCGGTCCGGCGGCGCGGATCCTCACTGCGCCGGCCGAGCCCTACACCATGGATCTGCTCGCGGCCCTTCCCGCCAACGGGCTGCATCCGATGCCGGGCCTGCCCCCGGAACTGACAAATCTGCCGCCGGACTATACGTACGCGGACCGGCTGCGGGCCGCCGCAGAACTGGAGGCGGATCATGCCCGGTGA
- a CDS encoding ABC transporter ATP-binding protein, producing the protein MPGELSAVNVGFSYGGRTVLRNVSLSIGAGSQVGLAGPSGSGKTTLARVLAGLMPPSTGHVTCNGATVQAAGDGAVAMLFQSPRRSCSPRMTMRAVIAEGMMGGGRGSGRRREVDAGVRQFAARVQLTGDLLDRYPYEVSDGQLQRACLARSLAAEPDYLICDEATAMLDAATTAAVVRIIGEEVTARGLGVLALSHDRELLDAWCGSITHLS; encoded by the coding sequence ATGCCCGGTGAGCTGAGTGCGGTGAACGTGGGGTTCTCCTACGGCGGCAGGACGGTGCTGCGGAACGTGAGCCTGAGCATCGGGGCGGGCAGCCAAGTTGGTCTGGCCGGGCCCTCGGGCAGCGGCAAAACGACGCTGGCCCGGGTGCTGGCCGGCCTGATGCCGCCGTCGACCGGGCACGTGACCTGCAACGGTGCGACTGTCCAGGCGGCGGGTGACGGCGCAGTCGCCATGCTGTTCCAGTCTCCACGGCGGTCCTGCAGCCCCCGCATGACGATGCGCGCAGTGATCGCCGAGGGGATGATGGGCGGTGGCCGCGGTTCCGGCCGGCGCAGGGAAGTGGACGCAGGCGTGCGGCAGTTCGCCGCCAGGGTTCAGCTGACCGGCGACCTGCTGGACCGGTATCCGTATGAGGTGTCCGACGGTCAGCTCCAGCGGGCCTGCCTTGCCCGTTCCTTGGCCGCCGAGCCCGATTACCTCATCTGCGACGAGGCAACCGCCATGCTTGATGCCGCCACCACTGCCGCAGTGGTCCGGATTATCGGCGAGGAGGTCACTGCCCGCGGCCTCGGGGTCCTGGCACTGAGTCATGACCGCGAGCTGCTGGATGCCTGGTGCGGGAGCATCACGCACCTTTCGTAA
- a CDS encoding TraR/DksA family transcriptional regulator gives MTRKTTAAPRKTSTAAAARVPAPKRPTPADLDTAHFAELLDERIGQAREKIAAVVADIREVTLAAKDTPADDEHDPEGSTVSVERNNEMALLAAGEESLIELLDARVRLDEGAYGVCEMCGNAIPSERLEIRPEARFCVTCAAAARRR, from the coding sequence ATGACCCGTAAGACAACTGCTGCCCCCCGGAAGACATCCACTGCCGCAGCTGCGCGAGTCCCGGCGCCCAAGCGTCCCACCCCTGCCGATTTGGACACAGCCCATTTCGCCGAGCTGCTGGACGAGCGCATCGGCCAGGCCCGGGAAAAGATTGCCGCCGTCGTGGCGGACATCCGCGAAGTGACCCTGGCTGCCAAGGACACACCGGCCGACGACGAACATGACCCCGAGGGCTCCACCGTCTCCGTTGAACGCAACAATGAAATGGCACTGCTCGCCGCCGGCGAAGAGTCGCTGATTGAGCTGCTGGATGCACGGGTCCGGCTGGACGAAGGCGCCTACGGGGTGTGTGAAATGTGCGGCAATGCGATCCCTTCCGAGCGCCTGGAGATTCGGCCTGAAGCACGCTTTTGCGTTACCTGCGCCGCGGCTGCCCGGCGCCGCTGA
- a CDS encoding GNAT family N-acetyltransferase: MSITVRQATEADFDDIRRITRDAYLSAGFIEADNPYVKDLENVEDRAANALLWVAELDGKVAASTAITFAGQPYTDIAIEGELEFRMLAVDPALQRGGVGRALVAAVIEYARSLDGIHAVSLTSMTPMTNAHALYKSMGFERVPERDWTVPDEDILLWVFRLAL, encoded by the coding sequence ATGAGCATCACCGTCCGGCAGGCCACCGAGGCAGACTTTGACGACATCCGCCGGATCACCCGCGATGCCTATTTGAGCGCCGGGTTTATCGAAGCAGACAACCCCTACGTCAAGGACCTGGAGAACGTTGAGGACCGTGCGGCCAACGCGCTGCTCTGGGTGGCCGAACTGGACGGCAAGGTAGCGGCGTCCACCGCAATCACCTTCGCCGGGCAGCCGTACACCGACATTGCGATTGAGGGCGAGCTGGAATTCCGCATGCTCGCAGTGGATCCGGCCCTCCAGCGCGGCGGTGTCGGCCGCGCCCTGGTGGCCGCCGTCATCGAATATGCCCGAAGCCTCGACGGCATCCACGCCGTCAGCCTGACCAGCATGACCCCGATGACCAACGCCCACGCCCTGTACAAGTCCATGGGGTTTGAACGCGTGCCCGAGCGTGACTGGACCGTGCCCGATGAGGACATCCTCCTCTGGGTCTTCCGCCTGGCGCTCTGA
- the gatC gene encoding Asp-tRNA(Asn)/Glu-tRNA(Gln) amidotransferase subunit GatC: MSEINREAVAHLAHLAHIEMTEDELAKMAGELDVIVDSIKSVSEVAGEDIPATSHPIPLFNVFREDVVGQTLTNEEALSGAPDNAAGRFKVPAILDEE, from the coding sequence ATGTCTGAGATCAATCGTGAGGCTGTGGCGCACTTGGCGCATCTGGCCCACATTGAGATGACCGAGGATGAACTGGCCAAGATGGCCGGCGAACTGGATGTCATTGTTGATTCGATCAAATCCGTAAGCGAAGTTGCCGGTGAGGACATCCCGGCTACCTCCCACCCCATCCCGCTGTTCAATGTGTTCCGCGAGGATGTTGTAGGGCAGACGCTGACCAATGAAGAAGCGCTCTCCGGTGCTCCCGACAATGCGGCCGGCCGTTTCAAGGTCCCTGCCATCCTGGATGAGGAGTAA